Proteins from a single region of Rhea pennata isolate bPtePen1 chromosome 4, bPtePen1.pri, whole genome shotgun sequence:
- the TLR3 gene encoding toll-like receptor 3, translating to MRSAIFCWSSLSFRLVSACLLCASLGKPCEIRNKMADCSHRKLTQIPSDLPNNITGLDISHNQLKMLSPANLTRYNQLVYLNAGYNIISKLQPELCQNVPLLQILKLEHNQLHELSDKVFAACTNLTELSLGYNIIQIKNDPFKTLKNLNTLDLSHNNLKSADLGSQEQLKSLHELVLSSNNIGELKKEDFNFLRSTSLSRLDLSSNPLKEFHTGCLHAIGKLHGLILNNVELGENHTRKLCTELSNTAIQTLSLSRVKLSYVGKLTFQGLQGTNLTVLNLSENSLSAIEDDSFQWLSNLEYLNLADNEITHLSSHSLYGLSSVKYLNLKNSLTGKIEDFSFHWLYHLEYLIMDNNKFPGITANMFTGLNSLKYLSFCNCNINLQRITNKTFSSLANSSLQVLNLTKTRISTIESGAFSCLGHLKILDLGLNEISQELTGYEFKGLNNIQDIYLSYNKNLILRSESFTFIPSLRKLMLRKVGCSNLALSPSPFHPLQNLTVLDISNNNIANIKDDLFDGLHKLDILDLQHNNLARLWKHANPGGPVLFLKDLPNLRILNLKSNGLDEIPVQVFKGLFQLNVLDLGSNNLNLLPATLFDNQVSLNSLNLQKNLITSVEEKVFGPAFKSLRILEMDSNPFDCTCESIAWFASWLNVTQAYIPGLQSQYICNTPPKYHGSLVLHFDSSACKDSAPFKLLFVTTTTVVMLLIFIVLLVNFEGWRIAFYWNISVNRILGFKEIDRLQEEFEYDAYIIHARKDKDWVAKNFISLEKNNHFQIRFCLEERDFEAGISEFQATINSIKRSRKIIFVVTEYLLKDPWCKKFKVFHAVQQAIEQSRDSIVLIFLHDIPDYKLNHALCLRRGMFRSRCILYWPAQKERVNAFYQQLMMALKSNSRVH from the exons ATGAGAAGTGCAATTTTTTGTTGGAGCAGCTTATCTTTCAGACTGgtgtctgcctgcctgctgtGTGCATCACTTGGAAAGCCATGTgagatcagaaataaaatggctGATTGCAGTCACCGGAAGCTGACTCAAATTCCTTCTGATCTCCCAAACAATATAACGGGTTTGGACATTTCTCATAATCAGCTAAAAATGCTATCTCCTGCAAATCTCACCAGGTACAACCAGCTGGTTTACTTGAACGCAGGGTACAACATCATCTCTAAGCTGCAACCAGAACTGTGCCAAAATGTGCCTCTGTTGCAGATTTTGAAGTTAGAACATAATCAGTTGCATGAGCTTTCTGACAAAGTCTTTGCTGCCTGCACCAACCTGACCGAGCTCAGTCTGGGATACaacataatacaaataaaaaatgatccTTTCAAAACCCTGAAG AACTTGAACACTTTGGATCTATCTCATAATAATTTGAAGTCAGCAGATTTAGGATCGCAAGAACAGCTGAAGAGCCTTCATGAGCTTGTGTTGTCTAGCAATAACATTGGTGAACTAAAAAAGGAAGACTTCAATTTTCTTAGAAGCACTTCCTTGAGTAGACTTGATTTGTCATCAAACCCACTGAAAGAG tttcatacAGGATGTTTACATGCAATTGGAAAACTGCATGGCCTCATACTGAACAACGTTGAACTTGGTGAAAATCACACAAGGAAACTTTGTACAGAATTGTCAAACACAGCAATTCAGACCCTCTCCCTGAGCCGTGTGAAGCTTTCATATGTCGGCAAGTTAACTTTTCAGGGACTGCAAGGAACAAATCTTACCGTTTTAAACCTTTCAGAGAATTCTCTGTCTGCGATAGAAGATGACTCCTTTCAGTGGCTTTCAAATTTAGAATACTTAAACCTGGCAGATAATGAAATTACTCATCTGTCTTCTCATTCACTTTATGGATTGTCCAGTGTCAAATACCTGAATCTGAAAAATTCACTTACTGGGAAAATtgaagatttttcctttcattggCTATACCACCTGGAGTACCTTATAATGGACAATAACAAATTTCCAGGAATTACCGCTAATATGTTCACAGGCCTGAACAGCCTGAAATATCTGAGTTTTTGTAACTGCAACATAAATTTACAAAGAATAACCAATAAAACATTTTCGTCACTTGCTAATTCCAGCTTGCAGGTTCTCAACCTCACAAAAACTAGAATCTCTACAATAGAAAGTGGGGCATTTTCCTGCTTGGGACACCTGAAAATTCTTGATCTTGGCCTCAATGAAATTAGTCAAGAGCTCACAGGTTATGAATTTAAAGGTCTCAATAATATACAAGATATCTACCTTTCCTACAACAAAAATTTGATTTTGCGAAGTGAGTCATTCACTTTTATTCCAAGCCTTAGAAAACTGATGCTGAGGAAGGTAGGTTGCAGCAATCTGGCACTTTCTCCTTCACCTTTTCACCCTCTACAAAATCTGACAGTCTTGGACATCAGCAATAACAACATAGCAAACATAAAAGACGACTTGTTTGATGGACTTCACAAACTTGATATTCTGGATTTGCAGCACAATAATTTAGCTCGGCTTTGGAAACATGCAAATCCAGGTGgccctgttctttttttgaaagatcttCCCAACTTGCgtattcttaatttaaaatcaaatgggCTTGATGAGATTCCAGTTCAGGTTTTCAAGGGTCTGTTTCAATTAAATGTTTTGGATTTGGGAtcaaataatttgaatttgCTTCCAGCAACTTTATTTGATAaccaagtctctctgaattcattaaatcttcagaaaaatctaATAACCTCTGTTGAAGAAAAAGTGTTTGGCCCAGCTTTTAAGAGCTTGAGAATACTAGAGATGGATTCCAACCCATTTGATTGCACCTGTGAAAGTATTGCTTGGTTTGCCAGTTGGCTTAATGTGACCCAGGCATATATACCTGGATTGCAGTCCCAGTATATTTGCAACACTCCACCTAAATATCATGGTAGTCTGGTGTTGCATTTTGATAGTTCAGCCTGCAAAGATAGTGCTCCATTTAAACTACTCTTTGTGACCACTACTACTGTTGTGATGTTACTCATCTTTATTGTTCTTCTTGTCAATTTTGAAGGCTGGAGGATAGCTTTCTACTGGAATATTTCAGTAAATCGAATACTTGGTTTTAAAGAAATTGACAGACTGCAGGAAGAGTTTGAATATGATGCCTACATTATTCATGCGAGAAAGGACAAGGATTGGGTAGCTAAGAATTTcatctctctggaaaaaaataaccattttcaAATCAGGTTTTGTTTAGAAGAACGGGACTTTGAAGCCGGCATATCTGAATTCCAAGCCACAATTAACAGTATaaaaaggagcaggaagattatttttgttgtgaCTGAGTATCTCTTAAAGGATCCCTGGTGCAAGAA GTTTAAGGTGTTTCATGCTGTTCAGCAAGCCATTGAACAAAGTCGAGACTCCATTGTATTGATCTTTCTTCATGATATCCCAGACTATAAGTTGAATCACGCACTGTGCTTGAGAAGAGGAATGTTCAGGTCTCGCTGCATCTTGTACTGGCCAGCTCAGAAAGAACGAGTCAATGCATTTTATCAGCAATTAATGATGGCACTGAAGTCTAATAGTAGAGTgcactga